The genome window TTAAACATACTAAGACATTCTATTAGAAGAAGAGCTCTAATactgataaaatgaaaaggcaacgtTACTTCCAACAAGCCACTTAAGATTAAATGCTGCCATCGTTAATGTAAAATGTTACTAGCACTATTAACTTAAAATCTGGGCACCCACACAAAATTTTTGGAAAAAGCCTTTTCATACCAAGCCCACAGATTCTCCATCATCAATCCCCTATAAGTCCATACCCTTTAATTGTATTAAACAAGAAAGGAGGGATGATATAGTAGGGGTAGGGGTGAGGGGGCAAGTTAAAGGGGTTTAGAGCAATATTCTTATTCTTCTCTTTGAACTACAAATTCCTCCAACACTTCTTGCTTTTGGGTGAAACATTCCAGGGTAAAATAGGAAGCAGTTCTAAGTGTTATCCCTGAGGGTCCTATCTGTGCACTAACCAATGATTAAAGCAATTTCCACATCTTATTTATGTAGGACTGACACAAATGGGAAGAGTTAAGGTACTCGAGAAGATAGAATTTCAACTGAAATGCTTTCTGGAAAAGCAGTGGACTATGAAACTATTGAATAactcttttcagtttttaaagattaaaatgcaACACATTTCAATCACAGCTAAAGCCTGGAATTCAAATTGAAGTGTGACCCCCCCCTCAAAATACATTGGCATCCCAATGAGCTAATTTCtactaaaaaaagaagagcttCTGGGGAATTTGGGAGTCTATACAGCCTGTTCTGGAGGGAcatggagagaaaagataaatcttTGGAGTCAGAGAAATTAGAGCTGAGATCATGATTTAGGATTGGGTAACTTGAGCTAGTTCTGTCTCCTCTCTTGgtgtctgttttctcctctgcagTGGGGGCAGAGGAGTGATAATAGTATCTTGCAAGATTATTAGGAAGACCAGCCATGATAACAGTAACAATGAGAACACTGCAAAAGGCAGTtgtgtatgaaaatattttttaacagcaTACTCTAGATCCCCAAGAATCAGTGGAGGGACTTTAGTTTTAAATTCTACTACTATGTAGGTGCCTCCTGAGTTTGCATTAGGAAAAAGCACCTGTTCCTCTCATGATGCTTCCACCTAACTGTTACTTAGTTTGGTTTAAATGCCCAGAAATGTGACCTCGGGTAAGCACTCAGAAACATTTTAAGACTCTTAAACTTTACATTTAAGATTTTTGTATTTCTTGAGTTGAAGCTGCCCCCACTAATTTTCACTTGTTCCCCTCAAACAACAACTCCCAAAGAGcccactgtttgttttttttttttaaccaatgcaTATCTTCTAATAAAGAGGTGTCAAAACAAAAGTCCTAATTTTTCAAATTGCTTTTAATGTGGCTAAAGTATGGGACAATTTCTCTTGCATTGGTCTCCCTGTTAAAATTAAGTATTCTAGCTAAAgcatttaataaacaaaatatatcaacTCAACTCCAACCATCTTcactttatttcatctttctctctctctttctctctctctctctcacacacacacacacacacacacacacaccccacaccactgcaatcaaagaaaaattgtGTACAAAAGCTTGTGTGGCAAACTCCTAATTAATGATGAAAACTCCTTGGAGCCCCGGTGCCATTTTCCCAATAgactgctattttaaaaatatttctccttgAAAACAACAGTATGATTAATGCCAGCATTCCTGTTGAAATTACTTATGCAGAAACAACAAAGCACTATGAGCAATTATGAAAAACACTTTATTATGTATAATTTGTACATGCTTCAATTTGTGATGCTTGGGGTGATTTATTTTCCAGGTTGTGATGTCATCTACCAGATTTACCTGATCTAATTTTCATCCTGTCATGCCGCCTacaaaaatacaattttcaaaGTGAAGTTCTccttctttatttaaataaaaagtaaaagctttttatttgaaaaagctttgaaaagcTTGTCAGACAGATAAAATAAGAATAGAGTACTTTGCACACGTATCAACACCATACAAGGCATTACCCTTCACACAGTAACACCTAATGTGTTCTTTTATTTGGAAACAGCAGGAAAAGAGCCCCCTTTTCCTCAGAGGGAGATGCAAACTTTGCTGCTAAAGCCAAACTCCGGGGATGAAGGTGTGGTCCTCTGGGgaaagtgggggcagggggacttATGGAGAAGGGTGGACGCCTCATAAGCACTTCAGGAGGAAGGAATTGCAGGAGGTTCCTCGGGGACAGTCGCACAGCTTCCCGATCCTAGCTCCTTTTCGCACGGCGCACTGCTCTCCCGCGTCACACTGCGAACAATACAATGTGTAGTCACCCTGCACACGCATGCCCATGCTCCCAACAGGCACGTCTCCCCATCAACACAAAGTCTGCCTCATGGGAGAGACAGATGAACCCTACCATGGGTCTAAGTACAGTCAGGCCTGAAACGAGGAGAGCCTTGTGCTTATAATTTCAGCGAGagaacataaaaagaaagaaatttaaattattgaACCTCTCTTACTTTCTTCTACCTTTTGTGGGGAAGCTACACTTCCTGGCTCCTTTAATTGctcatccaaaagaaaaaaaaaatcaacaagaccTTTTTATCTAAGAGATAAACAACAGACAGACATTCTCACACCCCCTGCTCCGTGTACCCTCCTCACTCCAAGAAGatcaaaatgtatgtgtgtgtgtgtgtgtgtgtgtgtgtgtgtgtgtgtgcacgcgcgctcTTCAAGGAAGGTGACCAGACCTGAATCAAGATTTTTGACCCTAgaacttagatttttaaaaacctggcaGTGGTCCAGAAGGCAGGAAGAAAATTAGAGGAACAAGCACTGACTGGATTTAAGGGCTCTTCCAACTCAGAGAATTCTTTGTGAGGtgaaaagaacacatttttaGGAAATACTGCTTTCCACAGAAACCCAAGGGCTGATTCCTGGCACAAACTGTTCAATCCTCCGAAATGGTCGATCTACTCTTTAACCTTAGAGACCAAGGGGCAAGGGCTAACGGTGGAAACAAAGGGGAGCCCACAGAATTCTGCAAACCCATTATCTGAATTATTTGCCACATCCTGGAGAGAAGGTTGTGTAAAAGACTCCAGGTGGTGTATTTCCTCTTGGAAAAGCATGGGGAGGGGCGACCCCAAAGCCTTACCATGGGGACTTGGCCATACTTCTTCTCATAAATCGGAATACGTTTACTCTTGAGCTTCTTCAGAACTTCCTGCAGTGCTTCGATCTGCAACACACCGCCCGCAGAGCCCCAAGTTGCCGCCTTGGCTGTGCGCCCAGCCCCGGTGCTCTCTTCCAGCCCTAGTTATAAGGAACCCCGGAGCCACACACACTCCTCCCCTGGACTCCACAAAGAGGGATGTTCAAGGGGTGGAAACTTAGCGAGCGCTGTCCCACGAACTGACCGCAGGTCCAGGAGCCTCGGAGACTCCTGTTGCTCAGAGGAGCCGGGATCAGGGATTCGCTCTACAGACTGTCTGGAGCCCGTGGGCTCAAGACGTTCTTCGGGTAACAGCGGGAGCCGGGAATCTGCGCCCACCTCCCCGGGCCCTGACttaggaatgggggtggggaggcagggagagaggaaggacgCGCACAAAGGAAGGAACCTCGCGGCAGCCCAGGGGAGTCTGGGGCGGGGGGGATACAGACCAGCTCCTTCTCATGGGAGGCATCCTCCACGGCGGAGTAGATGTCCAGGGCTCGCGGCTGGAGCTCGGCGCCCTCCTGGGCTAGGGTGCCCAGCAGAGGTAGCAGCAACAGCAGGGCGGCACCCAGGAAGGGCAGCAGCCGCAGGCGGGGGCTCTCCATGGTGCTGAAATGCGGCGCTACGGGGGCAACCCGCGCTCCCGCCTTTTATAGCGAGCCTGAGCCTGGGCgcagggaagaaggagggggcgATGAAGGAAGGGGGTGTGGAGGAGGGTCCGGGTCAACCGTCTGTAGGCAGCGCTTCGCCGCCGCTTGACGTCAATGCCCGCTGGGCTCCAGGCGCCCCGGAACGAGGCTCTGCGTACAGATGGGCAAGAGCGCGGAAAACAGGGACCCCGCGCCCCCAAGTGCTGTCAGCCCCGTAGCAAGGGACGCTCCCCGAGGGGCCTGAGCTGAAGTCGAGGGGCAAGAGGTGAGGGATGGAGAGCGGGAGGGGACTAGGAAATGGAAAATGCCTTCGAGTCAAGGCACAGACACAAGAGTCCTTCCCCATCACCTAGCAGCCACAGCGGCACGATCCACCTCCCAGCACCACCGTGCTTCTTATCCCAGCCCCATCGGTGGCAGCAAGAAGACAGTGTTGCCTCCAGGCAGGCGCGTTTGCTGAGCACCTTACGAGGTACTCTGTGGTGGAGAGGAGGCAAATATAGTAcgtaaaagaaagagaaagcatggCCTTTCTCATGCTGGGTTCTTTGGTGGACTCTGTGTGGtaatgagaaaagaaggaaagcagaatAACCCCAGTTCAGCGGCGGTGTGGAGAGTGTAGAGCGCCAGATTCTGGTTTcagtcctggctctaccacttacaagctgggtgactttggacaACATAAAGAACATATCTGAGCCTCACccttttcttttgtaaaactggaattttaaaatgtacttcacAATGTTTTCAGGAGAATGGAATGACAAATTAGGTATGTAAAACCCCTGGCCCTTAGCACAATGAACACCAAGGCTCTCCTTTGAACTCTGAGGCTGACCAGACAAGTGGTTGTGTGTGCAGTATCTCGGCTTTTCCTCAGGGCAAATTCAACCATCCTCAGAACCCCTCCTACCGACTGCCCACCCCTGATATCTAAGCAGCctaactagaaagaaagaaagaaaaaaggggtgGGAAAAAATGCAACTTCCTGATTATGGAAATATCTCCAAAGATTAAAAGTCAGTGGTGAGCCAGCTCCTCAGTGACTTGTGAAGACTGTTTTTTCAGAGGTTGGAGTCCCTACAGCCTGAACGCAAATGAAAGTTCCTGTAGGGGAGACAATGTTTTCCTACTTAGACCTAGAGGCTTATCCCACCTGCCTGCCCTCCTGGCTTCTTCTCTCACAACACCCTCTTTTTCTCAACTGCTCCTGAATCCATCCACTCTCGTCCATCCCCATTACTACCACCCCAGTCCTGGACAGCTGCCCCCACCTACTTCTTGCCTACCCCCAACTCCCACCTCATCTTCTCTTGCTTTCCTCTAATCCATAAGTCACCCCCAGCCAGAAtgtttttccccttaaaataCACTAATGGTTTCCCATTACTTCCCATACTAAGCAATGAATCTAAATTCCTTATCCTGACTTACcaagtactacatgatctgtccCCCTGTCCAACCTCCTGTCCTACCATTCTGCCCTCTCCACTCCTACCTCAGTAGCCTTCTTTTTGGTCCCTTAACAGGCCAAGCTCATTCCCACTTTGAGGCCTTTACACTTACCTTACCCAGAATGGTATTCCTTCATCTCCAAATGACTGACTATTTCCTGTCATTGAAATCTCAGTTTAAATGTCCTTGACCACCCCATCTAAAGTATCCACTAATTTATTCTCCCACAGATTTATTGTTAACCAGATGCTTTGGGTCATTGGGATAGTTAATGCATAATATGTGTCTAGTTATTACATTTATCAAGTATTTAACTGTTACTCAAGTGCACACTGGGAAGCAATTCAACAAGTaatatctcaaaagaaaaaaagaagtaatatctCCTCTAATAACTGGCACGCATATTAACAGCATCAAAACATTTTCCTTTGGGACAAATGCAACTTGAAAATTAA of Delphinus delphis chromosome 3, mDelDel1.2, whole genome shotgun sequence contains these proteins:
- the CARTPT gene encoding cocaine- and amphetamine-regulated transcript protein, coding for MESPRLRLLPFLGAALLLLLPLLGTLAQEGAELQPRALDIYSAVEDASHEKELIEALQEVLKKLKSKRIPIYEKKYGQVPMCDAGEQCAVRKGARIGKLCDCPRGTSCNSFLLKCL